A genome region from Vibrio nitrifigilis includes the following:
- a CDS encoding PspA/IM30 family protein — translation MSVFKKLFSAFKGGINDAAESVVDANQLRILEQEIREFVLLFVMLMKVWYQLWLSVK, via the coding sequence ATGTCTGTATTTAAAAAATTATTTTCTGCCTTTAAAGGCGGTATTAATGATGCTGCTGAATCAGTAGTAGATGCAAATCAATTACGTATTCTAGAACAGGAAATTCGCGAGTTCGTTCTGCTATTCGTGATGCTGATGAAAGTTTGGTATCAATTATGGCTAAGCGTAAAATAG
- a CDS encoding DUF2170 family protein produces the protein MNIELIKSSLSEAYPTWNISDNDSCLVITNHDGITAYLAVSGSQIVVETLLFPVSKVSDKTALNTYILQTHKIIPLTTVGLSEVDSEWYYSAFGTLSSQSKLESVQIEVETLFNNVAELIGMYEEF, from the coding sequence ATGAATATCGAATTGATCAAGAGTAGCTTGTCTGAAGCTTACCCAACATGGAATATTAGCGACAATGATTCATGTTTAGTTATTACTAATCATGATGGTATTACTGCTTACTTAGCAGTGTCTGGTAGTCAAATAGTTGTAGAAACTCTACTATTTCCAGTGAGTAAAGTTAGCGATAAAACTGCATTGAACACATATATCCTTCAAACGCATAAAATTATTCCATTAACAACAGTTGGTTTATCTGAAGTTGATAGTGAATGGTATTATTCAGCGTTTGGTACTTTATCTTCCCAATCAAAATTAGAAAGTGTCCAGATTGAAGTGGAAACATTATTTAATAATGTTGCTGAGCTGATCGGTATGTATGAAGAGTTTTAA